A DNA window from Vigna unguiculata cultivar IT97K-499-35 chromosome 10, ASM411807v1, whole genome shotgun sequence contains the following coding sequences:
- the LOC114167065 gene encoding auxin transporter-like protein 4 gives MLSQKQAEEAIVTNLNETEHEVGSTREEEREQEHSMFSLKSILWHGGSVWDAWFSCASNQVAQVLLTLPYSFSQLGMLSGILFQVFYGIIGSWTAYLISVLYVEYRTRKEKENVNFKNHVIQWFEVLDGLLGPYWKAVGLAFNCTFLLFGSVIQLIACASNIYYINDKLDKRTWTYIFGACCATTVFIPSFHNYRIWSFLGLGMTTYTAWYLAVAAILHGQVENVTHSGPSKLVLYFTGATNILYTFGGHAVTVEIMHAMWKPQKFKYIYLLATLYVYTLTIPSAVAVYWAFGDMLLNHANAFSLLPKSGFRDAAVILMLIHQFITFGFACTPLYFVWEKVIGMHDTKSICLRALARLPVVIPIWFLAIIFPFFGPINSAVGSLLVSFTVYIIPSLAHMLTYTKASARQNAAEKPPFFMPSWTAMYVLNAFIVVWVFVVGFGLGGWASMTNFVRQIDTFGLFAKCYQCPPPAPHLVAAPPPHVHH, from the exons ATGTTGTCTCAGAAGCAAGCAGAGGAAGCAATAGTCACAAACCTCAACGAGACAGAACATGAAGTGGGAAGCACAAGGGAAGAAGAGAGGGAGCAAGAGCACTCCATGTTCAGTCTGAAGAGCATCCTTTGGCATGGTGGTTCTGTTTGGGATGCATGGTTCAGCTGTGCCTCAAATCAA GTGGCTCAAGTGCTCTTGACACTCCCATACTCCTTCTCTCAACTTGGCATGCTATCAGGCATCTTGTTTCAGGTGTTCTATGGAATTATCGGAAGCTGGACTGCATATCTAATCAGTGTCCTCTACGTTGAGTACCGCACcagaaaggaaaaggaaaacGTCAACTTCAAGAACCATGTCATTCAG TGGTTCGAAGTCCTTGATGGGTTACTTGGTCCATATTGGAAAGCAGTGGGGCTAGCCTTCAACTGTACTTTCCTACTCTTTGGATCTGTGATACAGCTTATAGCATGTGCAAG TAACATCTATTACATAAATGACAAATTGGATAAACGGACTTGGACTTATATTTTTGGAGCTTGCTGTGCCACCACTGTGTTCATACCTTCCTTCCACAATTACCGAATCTGGTCATTTTTGGGTCTTGGAATGACCACTTACACGGCTTGGTACCTTGCTGTTGCAGCTATCCTTCATGGCCAG GTGGAAAATGTCACACACTCGGGTCCATCAAAGCTAGTGCTATACTTCACTGGAGCCACTAACATACTCTACACGTTTGGAGGACATGCGGTGACTGT AGAGATTATGCATGCCATGTGGAAGCCCCAAAAGTTCAAGTACATCTACCTGCTGGCCACTTTGTACGTTTACACACTAACGATTCCCTCCGCCGTCGCCGTCTATTGGGCTTTTGGTGATATGCTTCTTAACCACGCCAACGCCTTCTCTCTCCTCCCCAAGTCTGGCTTCCGTGACGCTGCCGTCATCCTCATGCTCATTCACCAG TTCATCACATTTGGGTTTGCGTGCACTCCATTGTATTTTGTGTGGGAGAAGGTGATTGGGATGCATGACACAAAGAGCATCTGTTTGAGGGCACTTGCACGATTGCCGGTGGTGATACCGATATGGTTTTTGGCCATAATCTTCCCTTTCTTTGGTCCCATAAATTCAGCTGTTGGATCTCTGCTCGTTAGTTTCACTGTCTACATCATCCCTTCCTTAGCCCATATGCTCACTTACACAAAAGCTTCTGCCAGACAG AATGCTGCAGAGAAGCCTCCTTTCTTCATGCCAAGTTGGACTGCAATGTATGTGTTGAATGCATTCATTGTTGTATGGGTTTTTGTTGTTGGATTTGGGCTTGGAGGATGGGCCAGCATGACAAACTTCGTAAGGCAAATTGACACATTTGGGCTTTTTGCTAAGTGCTACCAGTGTCCTCCACCAGCACCACATCTTGTGGCAGCACCACCCCCTcatgttcatcattag